In one Oscillospiraceae bacterium genomic region, the following are encoded:
- a CDS encoding C4-dicarboxylate ABC transporter permease: MLQYIGPASGLLFTLQNILWINLGVFIGAVFAAIPGLSVILCVILFLPLTYQLTAIPGMMFLLGIYCAGGYGGSVSAILINTPGTPHAAATMLDGHPLSQQGRTKAALKIALYASTFGGVFSALMLLFLGPQVAKVAAQLGTAEYFMVCLFGLTIIAGVSGKSMIRGLISACLGLLISCIGADPMTSYDRFTFGIPRLYLGLDLAICLIGLFALVEILSKAEKVRGLHLDTEKMKDNGVITKQERKRLARPILLSSIIGVIVGIIPGTGASEASWFSYNTAKNMSKHPEEFGHGSVEGIAAAESANNAVTGATLIPLLTLGIPGDGTVAIMLSALMINGLNPGLSLFTTDGDIMYAIMLGLILVNVFMLLQGKLLTQLFAKVVSIPQEILTPIIVIFCFAGAYSVNKNYFDVGVTLIFAVVAWILRKLDLPAVPILLGMVLGNMTETNFRRALQISDGSPAIFFSSVYCIVFLLLIVFAVGTIVRGKLREQRSAREAAAQKEE, from the coding sequence ATGCTGCAGTACATCGGTCCGGCCTCGGGGCTGCTGTTCACGCTCCAAAATATTCTGTGGATCAACCTGGGTGTGTTCATCGGCGCGGTTTTTGCCGCTATCCCGGGCCTCAGCGTCATCCTGTGCGTCATCCTGTTCCTCCCCCTGACCTACCAGCTCACCGCCATTCCCGGTATGATGTTCCTCCTGGGCATCTACTGCGCGGGCGGTTACGGCGGCAGCGTGTCCGCCATCCTGATCAACACACCGGGCACCCCCCACGCGGCGGCCACCATGCTGGACGGCCATCCCCTCTCCCAGCAGGGCCGCACGAAGGCGGCGCTGAAAATCGCCCTGTACGCCTCCACCTTCGGCGGCGTGTTCTCCGCCTTAATGCTGTTGTTCCTCGGGCCCCAGGTGGCGAAAGTCGCCGCCCAGCTTGGCACCGCGGAGTACTTTATGGTGTGCCTGTTCGGCCTGACCATCATCGCGGGCGTCTCCGGCAAGAGCATGATCCGGGGCCTTATCTCCGCCTGCCTGGGCCTTTTGATCTCCTGTATCGGCGCGGATCCCATGACCAGCTACGACCGGTTCACCTTCGGAATTCCCCGGCTCTACCTGGGTCTCGATCTCGCCATTTGCCTCATTGGGCTGTTCGCCCTGGTGGAGATCCTGTCCAAGGCGGAGAAGGTCCGGGGCCTGCACCTGGACACGGAGAAAATGAAGGATAACGGCGTCATCACCAAGCAGGAGCGAAAACGGCTGGCCCGGCCCATCCTGCTCTCCTCCATCATCGGCGTCATCGTGGGTATCATCCCCGGCACCGGCGCCTCCGAGGCCTCCTGGTTCAGCTATAACACCGCCAAGAATATGTCCAAGCACCCGGAGGAATTCGGCCATGGCTCCGTGGAGGGTATCGCCGCCGCCGAGTCCGCAAACAACGCCGTCACCGGCGCCACGCTCATCCCGCTGCTTACCCTCGGTATCCCGGGGGACGGCACCGTGGCCATTATGCTCTCCGCCCTGATGATCAACGGCCTCAATCCCGGCCTGAGCCTGTTCACCACTGACGGCGACATTATGTACGCCATCATGCTGGGGCTGATCCTGGTCAACGTCTTTATGCTGCTCCAGGGCAAGCTCCTGACACAGCTGTTTGCGAAGGTCGTCTCCATCCCGCAGGAGATCCTGACGCCCATCATCGTCATCTTCTGCTTCGCCGGGGCTTACTCCGTGAACAAAAATTACTTTGACGTGGGCGTGACGCTGATTTTCGCTGTCGTCGCCTGGATCCTGCGCAAGCTGGATTTGCCCGCCGTCCCCATCCTGCTGGGTATGGTGCTGGGCAACATGACTGAGACCAACTTCCGGCGGGCCCTGCAGATTTCCGACGGCAGCCCCGCCATCTTTTTCAGCAGCGTCTACTGCATCGTTTTCCTGCTCCTAATCGTCTTTGCCGTGGGGACCATCGTACGCGGCAAGCTGCGGGAGCAGAGGAGCGCCAGAGAAGCCGCCGCCCAGAAGGAGGAATGA